Proteins encoded together in one Corallococcus soli window:
- a CDS encoding YcaO-like family protein, which yields MSVSQALDAYFRAVSTGALQTFRMDPIDRLGVPVVSASLRTGGTPDAVSHCSSYGLTEEEAHVGALGELVEETFAELAMKRMPRIHGSYAALVRARGPTAVVDPLTLGLPAGSPYQPDMPLVWVEVQRLATGERVLVPEEFIAIHPGQLQGKSPLITPITNGQGAGLTRQQALAHGLLEVLQRDGNGLQYRAMDQGVVLDLEDAELAPDIRTILERYRRAGVEVMAKLASTDFGLVNVYVVGRDLTVGNQPLMVTACGEAADPDRDRALRKALLEYAGSRARKAFAHGPLSEVARFAPAEYMERFVPLVDLGAEEPRALHGMAEWARMSADALRELTACTLMTRRKVRFGDLPRAPVVEDPSLRCDHVVGQLHAAGFDILVADMSPPGRSVHVVKALVPGLEVETMTYYRLGERNVARLLERRDPLVGQGAPPPGAQPVRLTPEAEERLGGLAWFNVRLAEARVGRLYPLYREPDRHAVPALLASRRFGGE from the coding sequence ATGAGCGTGTCCCAGGCCCTGGATGCCTATTTCCGCGCGGTCTCCACGGGCGCATTGCAGACCTTCCGCATGGACCCCATCGACCGGCTGGGCGTCCCAGTGGTCTCCGCGAGCCTGCGGACCGGGGGCACTCCGGACGCGGTGTCGCATTGCAGCAGCTACGGGCTCACGGAGGAAGAGGCGCACGTGGGCGCCCTGGGCGAGCTCGTGGAGGAGACCTTCGCCGAGCTCGCGATGAAGCGGATGCCCCGGATCCACGGCAGCTACGCGGCGCTGGTCCGCGCGCGGGGCCCCACGGCGGTGGTGGATCCGCTCACGCTGGGCCTGCCCGCGGGCAGCCCGTACCAGCCCGACATGCCGCTCGTCTGGGTGGAGGTGCAGCGGCTGGCCACCGGTGAGCGGGTGCTGGTGCCGGAGGAGTTCATCGCCATCCACCCGGGCCAGCTGCAGGGCAAGTCCCCCCTCATCACGCCCATCACCAACGGCCAGGGCGCGGGGCTGACGCGTCAGCAGGCGCTGGCGCACGGGCTGCTGGAGGTGTTGCAGCGCGACGGCAACGGGCTCCAGTACCGGGCCATGGACCAGGGCGTGGTGCTGGACCTGGAGGACGCGGAGCTGGCGCCGGACATTCGGACCATCCTGGAGCGCTACCGGCGCGCGGGCGTGGAGGTGATGGCGAAGCTGGCGAGCACGGACTTCGGGCTGGTGAACGTGTACGTGGTGGGCCGCGACCTCACCGTGGGAAACCAGCCGCTGATGGTGACCGCGTGCGGCGAGGCGGCGGATCCGGACCGGGACCGCGCGCTGCGCAAGGCGCTGCTGGAGTACGCCGGCTCCCGCGCGCGAAAGGCCTTCGCGCATGGCCCGCTGAGCGAGGTGGCCCGCTTCGCGCCAGCGGAATACATGGAGCGCTTCGTGCCCCTGGTGGACCTGGGCGCGGAGGAGCCCCGGGCGCTGCACGGCATGGCGGAGTGGGCGCGGATGTCGGCGGATGCGCTGCGCGAGCTGACGGCGTGCACGCTGATGACCCGGCGCAAGGTGCGCTTCGGCGACCTGCCCCGGGCCCCGGTGGTGGAGGACCCGTCGCTGCGGTGCGACCACGTCGTGGGCCAGCTCCACGCCGCGGGCTTCGACATCCTGGTCGCGGACATGTCCCCGCCCGGACGCTCGGTGCACGTGGTGAAGGCGCTGGTGCCAGGGCTGGAGGTGGAGACGATGACCTACTACCGCCTGGGCGAGCGCAACGTGGCGCGGCTGCTGGAGCGGCGGGATCCGCTGGTGGGCCAGGGCGCGCCGCCGCCGGGGGCGCAGCCGGTGCGGTTGACGCCGGAGGCCGAGGAGCGGCTGGGCGGACTCGCCTGGTTCAACGTGAGGCTGGCGGAGGCGCGCGTGGGCCGCCTGTATCCGCTCTACCGGGAGCCGGATCGCCACGCGGTGCCCGCGCTGCTCGCCAGCCGCCGCTTCGGCGGGGAATGA